Part of the Chthonomonadales bacterium genome, CGAAGGTACCGGCAAAGCGCGCGCGGAGGAACTGCGCCAGAGGCATCACGGCGCTATCGGCCGCGGCCCCCGCCGAGAAGAGGCCGACCAGCGTGATGCCGACCTGGATGGTGGAGAGCATCCGAGTCGGCTCCGAGAGCATGTGGCTGACGACCCGGGCGGCCCGGTTGCCCTCCTCCACGAGTTGCTCGATGCGCGAGCGTCGCACGGTCAGGAGCGCGGCCTCGGCCATGGAGAACATGCCGTTAATGAAGATGAGCACCAGGACGATGGCCAGGTCACGGCCCAGGACCGCGCCGGTTGACGCGCCGGAATCGCCGCTACCCTGGGCAAGGCTGCCGGTCTGGAGCGCGATCGCCAGGCCCGCGACGGCCGCCGCGACGAGCCAGCCGGGCCGCAGGCGACCCCCCGGTAGACCCCGCGCGATACCCTTCATTTCGCTGCCCGACCGGACCTCGCGGCGCCGGCGCGCGGGCTGCGTACTGTCGCTGTCAGGCGCGGCCGCGCCTGCCGAACGACGTCGCATTCTGCCTCCCAAGCGGGGTCCTCTCTATGGCGCCGGGTGCCGCTGCTCGCGGAGCGCTGCGCTCCTGCAGAAACGCGCCCATGCGGGGCATCAGCCAGTAGACGGCGGATGTGAGGAAGATCGCCACCACCGCCCCCAGCACGACCTCCTGGACGGAGTGGATCCGGGCCTCAACGCGGCTCTGCGCGATCAGGGCGGCCATCAATAGCGCCAGAACGGCGACGAACCGGTTACCGGTCGTAAAGATAATGGTCATCGCCAGGAAAAAGCCGATGGCGCTGTGGCCGCTCACCACGCCGCCGCGCATCAGGGCGTCGTTGCCCCGACCGACAAACAGCTTCGACGTGATCACTGCCAGCGCCACCACCAGCACACCAACCACCAGCACCACCGTCACGTCCGGGGTCCGCACCGGGATCTGCACTCCGTGGCGGATCGTGCGGATCGGCTCGCTCCCAAAGAAGATCAGGATCCCCGCGATGAATGCATTGAGCGAGGCGATCAACACGGCGCCCGCGGCCACGTCCTTGGCCAGCTTGGCGAGTGGGTCATAGCTGGGGGTCACCATGTCTACCAACGCCTCGACGGCAGTATTGACCATCTCGGTCGCCATGACCAGGCTGATGCAGAACATCAGGATCAGCATTTGCAGCGTGTCGAGCGCCAGCAGGAGCCCCGACGCAAGAACGAGCACAAGCATGACGAAGTGGAAGCGCATGTGCCGCTGCGTGCGGAAGCAGTGCAGGATCCCTTCGCAGGCATACCGGAAACTATCCTGCGGGCGCTTGCGCCGCACATCAGCCCTCCCGCTGCGCGGGGCGCGGCAGCATGGGGTGCGGCTTCGGGGCGAGTGCGAGGGCCTCCCGGCGCCGCATCCTCGCCGCGCCGGCCTCGGAGGTGTCGTCGTAGCCCAGGAGGTGCAGGACGCCGTGGGCGCCGAGGAGGGCGAGCTCCTCCGCGAGGTCGACGCCGTGGACGGAGGCCTGTCGCGCGGCGGTCTCGACCGATATGGCCACGTCGCCCAGGGGCTCGGGTGTGCCAGGGCAGACGCGCAGCGGCGGAGTGCCGGGGTGGCACTCGCGCTGCGAGAAGGAGAGGACGTCGGTCGGCCTGTCCTGGAAGCGGTAGTCGCGATTGAGTTGCCGCACGGTCTCGTCGTCAGCCAGCAGAATGCTCACCTCCGCCGACGGGGCGCCCTCAGCGTTCAGGATCGCTCGAACGCACTGCCGCAAGCGCCGCGTGCTCACGCGAAGCGGCTGCGAGTTCACTATGGCCACCGGCATGTTCGAGTCCGCGCGCGATCCCCCGCATCGCGCCGGGGCGAGGGGCGTCGGCGATTGGCTCCGGGTAGTCGACTCGGCCGTGCATCATCGCCGTCAGCACGCGCACGAACGCCGCGCGCACCTTGCGAATCTCCTTGTAGGTCAGGTCGCATTCGTCGAGTTGCCCATCGGCGAGCTTCTCGCCGAATATGCTCCCAATGAGCGTCTGCACGCGTCCCGCCGAGGGCTTCACGAGGCAGCGGGCTGCCGCTTCAACGCAGTCGGCAAGCATTATGATACCCGACTCGCGCGACTGCGGCCGGGGGCCATCATAGCGGAAGTGCTGCTCCAGGATCGGGTCGCCACTGGGTCCGCCGTGCTCCGCCAGAGCCTGGTGGTAGAAGTAGCGGATCAGGCTTGTGCCGTGGTGCTCCGCGATGATGGCCTTGATCTGTGCGGGCAGCCGGTGCTCGTCCGCGAGCTCCATGCCCTCGCGAACGTGCGACGATATGATCAGTGCGGAGAGCGACGGGTTCAGTCGATCATGGATGTTCTCGGCACGCTGGTTCTCTACAAAGCAGTGTGGGCGCCGCATCTTGCCGATGTCGTGGTAGTAGCTGGCTACGCGGCAGAAGAGCGTGTCAGCGCCAATCGCCTCGGCGCCGGCCTCGGCCAGATTGCCTACCATGATGCTGTGCGCGTAGGTGCCCGGAGCCGTGACGCATAGCTCGCGCAGGAGCGGGTGCTCCGAGGTGGAGAGCTCCAGCAGCCATACGTGTGTCAGGATGCCGAACGCCTTCTCGAGCACGGCTACCCCGAGCCAGAATATGGGAACGGCCAGCAGGGCCGACAGAACGGCCCACACGGTGACGGTGAGTGTCTCTCGCGCGGAGTCGCCCAGCAGTCCTGCAAGGACCCAGACCATCGTCACGTTGGCCGCGGTGATGTTCAGGCTGGCTCGCAGCAGGTGGGAGCGTTCGCGGATTCGAGTGACACTGTGGATCCCGACCAGGCTGCTCATCAGCGTGAGAACGCAGAAGCGCACCTCATGACCCATGATCAGCCCGGCCAGGACCGCGAGCAGGGCTGCGATCAGGATGGCGAGCGAGCGGTCGACGAGCACGGCGGCGAGCATGGCGACGGCCGTGGCGATCATCAGGCCGAGGTAGCCAAACTGCACGTTCGAGAGCGGCAGGCCGAGCAGGGCGCCGAACAGCTTCAGGCCAGAGACTCCGCAGACCAGCAGAAGGGCGGCAAGCGCCAGGCGGCTCGGCTGCGCGTAGATGTCCGGGCGGTAGCCGCGCAGGAAGAGCCAGACCGTTGCGACGAGCACGACCGAGAGCCCCACGATCGCGAGCACCGTGGCGGGGCCCAACTGCGGGTTCACCAGTCCGAGCGCCTTGCACTTGTCGAGGTGCTGCTGCGTGAACACCTCATCGCGCCGGATCACCGGTTCGCCCGC contains:
- a CDS encoding HDIG domain-containing protein is translated as MKKASRLPFPRRCARRPVRRYLRLARPDLRRLPIAAGAVLVLSALLSLQFLPDKVSLRIGDRSPSEIRAARSVAFVDTGATQQLREVAARRVARVYSRDASALAQAIQSVGDAFARALRVRDDDALPAARAKRERLEMEIGWLLTPEQIRYLLGCSPQTVDRLERQGIRLVGDAMAREIRSDTDDLVHARADLRPAARRLAAEPVEAGLLETLAGRSVRANLLLDRGRTERLREQARVAVRPVLGQVRAGEPVIRRDEVFTQQHLDKCKALGLVNPQLGPATVLAIVGLSVVLVATVWLFLRGYRPDIYAQPSRLALAALLLVCGVSGLKLFGALLGLPLSNVQFGYLGLMIATAVAMLAAVLVDRSLAILIAALLAVLAGLIMGHEVRFCVLTLMSSLVGIHSVTRIRERSHLLRASLNITAANVTMVWVLAGLLGDSARETLTVTVWAVLSALLAVPIFWLGVAVLEKAFGILTHVWLLELSTSEHPLLRELCVTAPGTYAHSIMVGNLAEAGAEAIGADTLFCRVASYYHDIGKMRRPHCFVENQRAENIHDRLNPSLSALIISSHVREGMELADEHRLPAQIKAIIAEHHGTSLIRYFYHQALAEHGGPSGDPILEQHFRYDGPRPQSRESGIIMLADCVEAAARCLVKPSAGRVQTLIGSIFGEKLADGQLDECDLTYKEIRKVRAAFVRVLTAMMHGRVDYPEPIADAPRPGAMRGIARGLEHAGGHSELAAASREHAALAAVRSSDPER
- a CDS encoding diacylglycerol kinase translates to MRRKRPQDSFRYACEGILHCFRTQRHMRFHFVMLVLVLASGLLLALDTLQMLILMFCISLVMATEMVNTAVEALVDMVTPSYDPLAKLAKDVAAGAVLIASLNAFIAGILIFFGSEPIRTIRHGVQIPVRTPDVTVVLVVGVLVVALAVITSKLFVGRGNDALMRGGVVSGHSAIGFFLAMTIIFTTGNRFVAVLALLMAALIAQSRVEARIHSVQEVVLGAVVAIFLTSAVYWLMPRMGAFLQERSAPRAAAPGAIERTPLGRQNATSFGRRGRA
- the ybeY gene encoding rRNA maturation RNase YbeY — translated: MPVAIVNSQPLRVSTRRLRQCVRAILNAEGAPSAEVSILLADDETVRQLNRDYRFQDRPTDVLSFSQRECHPGTPPLRVCPGTPEPLGDVAISVETAARQASVHGVDLAEELALLGAHGVLHLLGYDDTSEAGAARMRRREALALAPKPHPMLPRPAQREG